From the Clostridium putrefaciens genome, one window contains:
- a CDS encoding ABC transporter ATP-binding protein encodes MIEVRGLTKKYHKEVAVDNLDLFVDKGEIAVLVGPNGAGKSTTIKAIAALLNYEGEILLDGLNNKSVEAKSILGYIPEMPALFPLLTVEEHLHYIAKAYGLKDYEEYMEKLLKLLNLDDKRDKLGGELSKGMQQKVSICCAILHKPKIILFDEPMIGLDPMAIKEVKIIMKELRDNGASLLVSTHLLDSMEGLWDRILIMKKGKGIFSKNRCELKDGEKLEEIFFEIMGE; translated from the coding sequence TTGATTGAAGTAAGAGGACTCACAAAAAAGTATCACAAAGAAGTTGCTGTAGACAACTTGGACTTATTCGTGGATAAGGGAGAGATTGCAGTTTTAGTAGGCCCCAATGGAGCAGGTAAAAGCACAACTATAAAGGCTATAGCAGCACTTTTAAATTATGAAGGCGAAATTTTATTAGATGGTCTTAATAATAAAAGTGTAGAAGCGAAATCTATACTAGGATATATACCAGAGATGCCAGCCCTCTTTCCCCTTTTAACAGTTGAGGAACATCTACATTATATTGCTAAAGCTTATGGACTTAAAGATTATGAGGAGTATATGGAAAAGCTTCTTAAACTTCTTAATCTTGATGATAAAAGAGATAAGCTTGGTGGGGAACTCTCAAAAGGAATGCAACAAAAGGTATCAATATGTTGCGCTATTTTGCATAAGCCTAAGATAATATTGTTTGATGAGCCTATGATAGGTCTTGATCCTATGGCTATAAAAGAAGTTAAAATAATAATGAAGGAACTTCGCGATAATGGAGCATCACTTTTAGTTTCTACCCATTTACTTGATTCCATGGAAGGTCTTTGGGATAGGATACTAATAATGAAAAAAGGTAAGGGTATCTTCTCTAAGAACCGATGTGAATTAAAAGACGGTGAAAAGCTTGAAGAAATATTCTTTGAGATAATGGGGGAATAA
- a CDS encoding GNAT family N-acetyltransferase, with amino-acid sequence MNDKEMVSIEKVNYKEEYIIKDNVGIGLGRFFIIDKSLSNKTCIIRLNFYKEEMEFLLLQSLKIILKRFLELDDVHKLNIIINEDVNLKPFLSLGFILEGILQNRTTSNDTKTKDEFIFGINAHSYINQRSKNIFMLKGRKVLLRLLTPEDYKDVLDYNIRNKEHLKRFEHLKDQSFYTNEVQKNILISSYKQYLNGTSLVLGIYSEGSFIGKIQLSNIVQGIFKSAFLGYSIDKEFEGRGFMKEAVVKVIDYAFKDMELHRIEASTLVDNYRSRAVLKSCGFQEIGLNKDYLYVDGQWRDHISFFKINKELY; translated from the coding sequence ATGAATGATAAAGAAATGGTAAGTATAGAGAAGGTTAATTACAAAGAGGAATACATCATAAAGGATAATGTTGGCATAGGTTTAGGAAGATTTTTTATAATAGATAAGAGTTTATCGAATAAAACTTGTATTATAAGACTAAACTTTTATAAAGAAGAAATGGAATTCTTGCTATTACAATCTTTAAAGATTATTTTAAAAAGGTTCTTAGAATTAGACGATGTACATAAATTAAACATAATTATAAATGAAGATGTTAATTTAAAGCCATTTTTATCCTTAGGATTTATATTAGAGGGTATACTACAAAACAGAACTACATCTAATGACACTAAAACTAAAGATGAATTCATCTTTGGTATAAACGCTCATAGCTATATAAATCAAAGGTCTAAAAACATATTCATGTTAAAGGGAAGAAAAGTTCTATTAAGACTATTAACACCTGAAGACTATAAGGATGTTCTAGATTATAATATTCGAAACAAGGAACATCTAAAAAGATTTGAACATCTAAAAGACCAAAGCTTTTATACGAATGAGGTCCAAAAGAATATATTAATATCAAGTTATAAGCAATATTTAAATGGAACATCTTTAGTTCTTGGGATTTATAGCGAAGGTTCTTTTATAGGGAAGATACAGCTTTCTAATATTGTTCAAGGTATATTTAAAAGTGCATTTTTAGGCTACTCTATAGATAAAGAATTTGAAGGAAGAGGATTTATGAAAGAAGCTGTAGTAAAAGTAATAGACTATGCATTTAAGGATATGGAACTTCATCGAATAGAAGCTTCCACCTTAGTAGATAATTATAGATCAAGAGCGGTACTTAAATCTTGTGGTTTTCAAGAAATTGGTTTAAATAAGGACTATTTATATGTAGATGGACAGTGGAGGGATCATATAAGTTTTTTTAAGATAAATAAAGAACTTTATTAA
- a CDS encoding putative ABC exporter domain-containing protein — MKALLYLIKCNIKNFIKKAIRKPLALILYSVFIIFIIASIIFGNKGSSSTEMDANVIFILVNSIILITLLVNINSGLSKKIGLNFSMSDVNLIFTAPFKPQKVLIYGLIRTSGSTLLSVFFLLYQLPNLVRMTKISISQGVLLIFMYILVIFVCKIIGLLFFYISFKYEGIYHNKNKIIMALIISILIPTIYICIKDTSQILNNLVGYFSNDFWRYIPIVGWMGTFIMIIFEGLSTYFFISVVALLALSGGIIYYIYNHEIYFYENAIEGAQKLELATSLRNKSTQKEALRERNSNKKYRFIKKKMKVNFKRELSLAIFDRHMVEYRRTGIFHVFNILSLIILASSIFVGLIFKKGSELPIILIYTWGLGVLLLFASLGGKWLQETQNHYIYLIPDSSSKKLFSAMISSLYKSGLDLFIAYIVLAVLLRGSILEIVLGFIAAESFILLNNAGNAFNTVIFRKLDDILRGSLHFFSLIIYLVPTIIITVFISGTLSYLGKYSVYIGIIITNLFISFLMFQVGKRVFEVMEN; from the coding sequence ATGAAAGCACTTTTATATTTAATAAAATGTAATATAAAGAACTTCATAAAAAAGGCGATACGAAAGCCGTTAGCATTAATATTGTACAGTGTATTTATTATATTTATAATTGCTTCTATTATTTTCGGAAATAAAGGGTCTAGCAGTACTGAAATGGATGCTAACGTTATATTCATTTTGGTTAATTCAATTATATTAATAACGCTTTTGGTTAATATAAATAGTGGGCTTTCAAAAAAGATAGGACTAAACTTTTCAATGAGTGATGTAAATTTAATATTCACAGCCCCTTTTAAGCCTCAAAAGGTATTGATATATGGGCTAATCAGAACATCAGGTAGCACGCTATTATCTGTATTTTTTCTATTATACCAATTACCTAACCTAGTGAGGATGACAAAAATTTCAATATCACAGGGTGTGTTACTTATATTTATGTATATACTTGTTATATTTGTTTGTAAGATAATTGGACTTTTATTCTTTTATATATCATTTAAGTATGAAGGTATATATCATAATAAGAATAAGATAATTATGGCCCTTATAATAAGTATACTTATTCCAACAATCTATATATGTATAAAGGATACTTCTCAAATATTAAATAACCTGGTTGGATACTTTTCAAATGACTTTTGGAGATACATTCCTATAGTAGGATGGATGGGTACATTTATTATGATTATATTTGAAGGTCTAAGTACTTACTTTTTTATAAGCGTAGTGGCTTTATTGGCATTAAGTGGTGGCATTATATATTACATATATAATCATGAAATTTATTTTTATGAAAATGCTATAGAAGGCGCTCAAAAGCTAGAATTAGCAACTTCTTTAAGAAATAAGTCTACACAAAAAGAAGCTTTAAGAGAAAGGAATAGTAATAAAAAGTATAGGTTTATTAAGAAAAAGATGAAAGTGAATTTTAAAAGAGAACTTTCTTTAGCTATTTTTGATAGACATATGGTGGAGTACAGAAGAACAGGTATCTTCCACGTATTTAACATTTTATCATTAATTATATTAGCATCATCTATTTTTGTAGGGTTAATCTTTAAAAAGGGTAGTGAGCTTCCTATTATCTTAATTTATACATGGGGACTTGGCGTATTATTACTCTTTGCATCATTAGGTGGAAAATGGCTTCAAGAAACACAAAATCATTATATTTATTTAATCCCGGATTCCAGTAGCAAGAAGTTATTTTCAGCTATGATATCTTCTTTGTATAAATCAGGCTTAGATTTGTTTATAGCATATATAGTATTAGCGGTTTTATTAAGAGGATCTATATTAGAGATAGTATTAGGATTTATAGCTGCTGAAAGCTTTATTCTTTTGAATAATGCAGGGAATGCTTTTAACACTGTTATATTTAGAAAGTTAGATGATATTTTAAGGGGATCCTTGCATTTCTTTTCTTTAATTATATATCTTGTACCAACTATAATTATCACTGTTTTTATATCAGGTACTTTATCTTATCTAGGCAAATACTCAGTGTATATAGGAATAATAATAACTAACTTATTTATTTCTTTCTTAATGTTTCAAGTAGGCAAAAGAGTGTTTGAGGTAATGGAAAATTAG